One segment of Natronosalvus halobius DNA contains the following:
- the btuC gene encoding vitamin B12 ABC transporter permease BtuC, producing MIGSAALGPVRIEPFVVTKAMLNVLIVPAGLEWTTMAVPLLERPVPRPGFTYASIFGFDVPASHQTIVGDVRLPRIALAATVGFGLAAAGTVMQGFFRNPLADPSIIGVSTGAAAGAVAAIAYPALIPFASLHLSAFVGAIATAMLVYAIATEGGRTPVTTLLLAGVAVQAFLGALISYMLVHSGDSLRAAVVWMMGHLGGSNWGDVGFALPVALVGVGVLGAYTREMNVLLLGEEDAHHLGVDVERTKLLLLVIASVVTAAGVAVAGVIGFVGLVVPHVLRLLVGPDHRILLPTSALAGASFLVATDTLARAGPAEVPVGIVTAALGAPFFLFLLVRREVHSL from the coding sequence ATGATCGGGAGCGCCGCCCTCGGACCAGTCCGGATCGAACCGTTCGTCGTCACGAAAGCGATGCTCAACGTGCTGATCGTCCCCGCGGGTCTCGAGTGGACCACGATGGCGGTTCCGCTGCTCGAGCGACCGGTTCCTCGACCCGGGTTCACCTACGCCTCTATCTTCGGGTTCGATGTTCCCGCGAGCCACCAGACGATCGTCGGCGACGTCCGCCTGCCGCGGATTGCGCTGGCGGCCACGGTCGGCTTCGGCCTGGCCGCCGCCGGGACGGTGATGCAGGGGTTCTTCAGGAACCCCCTGGCTGACCCTTCCATCATCGGCGTCTCCACTGGTGCAGCCGCCGGCGCCGTTGCCGCCATCGCGTACCCAGCGCTAATCCCCTTCGCGAGCCTGCACCTCTCCGCGTTCGTCGGGGCCATCGCCACCGCGATGCTCGTCTACGCCATCGCAACCGAGGGTGGACGCACCCCCGTCACCACCCTCCTGCTCGCCGGCGTCGCCGTCCAGGCGTTCCTGGGCGCACTCATCTCCTACATGCTCGTCCATAGCGGTGACAGCCTCCGGGCGGCCGTCGTCTGGATGATGGGCCACCTCGGCGGGAGCAACTGGGGCGACGTCGGCTTCGCCCTCCCCGTCGCCCTCGTCGGCGTCGGCGTCCTCGGCGCCTACACCCGCGAGATGAACGTCCTCCTGCTCGGCGAGGAGGACGCCCACCACCTCGGGGTCGACGTCGAGCGAACCAAACTCCTCTTGCTCGTTATCGCCTCGGTCGTCACCGCTGCGGGTGTCGCCGTTGCCGGGGTCATCGGCTTCGTCGGCCTCGTCGTCCCGCACGTCCTGCGCTTGCTCGTCGGCCCCGACCACCGAATCCTGCTCCCGACGAGCGCGCTCGCCGGCGCGTCGTTTCTGGTCGCGACAGACACCCTCGCTCGGGCTGGTCCCGCGGAGGTTCCGGTCGGAATCGTCACGGCGGCCCTCGGCGCGCCGTTCTTCCTCTTTCTGCTCGTTCGACGGGAGGTGCACTCGCTGTGA
- a CDS encoding RNA methyltransferase has protein sequence MTDDPRTCSPETGDESRRNPPAVAVVDAQTPGNVGTIARAMKNFGFSELLLVDPPELDPDGEAYGFAGHAREDVLPNAREVSFDHLVENYHTVGTTAITNEDDQHHVRFPFSTPAELAGRLERVVTDTVVVFGREGVGLTNEELARLDEVCSIPASEAYPVLNLGQAATITLYELRTLALEPGDVQLPDIERVRADEPSLERLYDQWAALLEEINHPEEKRAKTMRMLRRLHGRADPTVQEVTTLLGVLRRATERPDQEGT, from the coding sequence ATGACCGACGACCCGCGAACGTGTTCGCCGGAAACCGGTGACGAGAGTCGTCGAAACCCACCCGCCGTCGCCGTCGTCGACGCCCAGACGCCCGGCAACGTCGGCACCATCGCTCGAGCGATGAAGAACTTCGGCTTCTCGGAGCTGCTGCTCGTCGACCCACCCGAACTGGACCCCGACGGGGAGGCCTACGGCTTCGCCGGCCACGCACGCGAGGACGTCCTCCCGAACGCGCGGGAGGTCTCGTTCGACCACCTGGTCGAGAACTACCACACCGTCGGGACCACGGCGATCACGAACGAGGACGACCAGCATCACGTCCGCTTTCCGTTTTCCACGCCCGCCGAACTCGCCGGCCGCCTAGAGCGCGTCGTAACCGACACCGTCGTCGTCTTCGGCCGGGAAGGCGTCGGCCTGACGAACGAGGAACTCGCCCGCCTGGACGAGGTCTGTTCGATCCCCGCCAGCGAGGCGTACCCGGTGCTCAACCTCGGCCAGGCCGCGACGATCACGCTCTACGAGCTCCGGACGCTCGCGCTCGAGCCCGGAGACGTCCAGCTTCCCGATATCGAACGTGTCCGAGCCGACGAGCCGTCGCTCGAGCGCCTATACGACCAGTGGGCGGCTCTCCTGGAGGAGATCAACCACCCCGAGGAGAAGCGAGCGAAGACGATGCGGATGCTCCGGCGACTACACGGCCGAGCCGATCCCACTGTCCAGGAGGTCACAACCTTGCTCGGCGTGTTGCGTCGGGCGACCGAGCGGCCGGACCAGGAGGGGACCTGA
- the gatE gene encoding Glu-tRNA(Gln) amidotransferase subunit GatE, giving the protein MTADYDYEALGLVAGLEIHQQLDTATKLFCACPTDLREPDESARRFTRYLHPTRSELGELDEAALEESRVEREFTYLAYDSTCLVEEDDEPPHRLDDEALETALEVAQLMDMTPVDQANVMRKIVVDGSNTSGFQRSTLVATGGAIETSVGDVGIEDMMLEEESAQRVQETDDGVTYSLDRLGIPLVEIGTAPDIRTPEQAQEAAERIGMLLRSTGKVKRGLGTIRQDVNVSIADGARVEIKGVQSLDDIADIVRTEVGRQAELVSVRDELASREAAVHDPQDVTAVFEDTDSGVVASALNDGGAVFGVRLEGFDGLVGREIAPDRRLGTEFSDHAKRHGAGGIFHTDELPAYGVTDDEVAALRDAVDASNEDAVAIVAAATEVAESAIDAVADRARTALDGVPEETRGANQDGTTRYLRPLPGAARMYPETDVPPVEPDPSEVPEPELLTEKVERYQAEYDLDAGLAEQVAYGTHMPLFERVVADGVDSTFAATTLESTLTELRRDDVPVENLREDHLEAVFAMAEDGDLAREGVPDLLTELAANPDQEARAVAEQAGLGSAAEDDVREAVLEVVERNADQVEDEGMQAFSGLMGECMGALRGKADGDLVSEVLREEIQKRA; this is encoded by the coding sequence ATGACCGCGGACTACGACTACGAGGCGCTCGGCCTCGTCGCCGGACTCGAGATCCACCAGCAACTCGACACGGCGACGAAACTGTTCTGTGCGTGTCCGACCGACCTGCGCGAACCCGACGAGTCGGCCCGCCGATTCACCCGCTACCTCCACCCGACGCGGAGCGAGTTGGGCGAACTCGACGAGGCCGCCCTCGAGGAGAGTCGGGTCGAACGGGAGTTTACCTACCTCGCCTACGACAGCACCTGTCTCGTCGAGGAGGACGACGAACCACCCCATCGCCTCGACGACGAGGCTCTCGAGACGGCCCTCGAGGTCGCTCAGTTGATGGACATGACGCCGGTCGACCAGGCGAACGTGATGCGCAAGATCGTCGTCGACGGCTCGAACACCTCGGGCTTCCAGCGCTCGACGCTGGTCGCCACCGGTGGGGCCATCGAAACGAGCGTGGGCGACGTCGGCATCGAGGACATGATGCTCGAGGAGGAGAGCGCCCAGCGCGTCCAGGAGACCGACGACGGCGTGACCTACAGCCTCGACCGCCTCGGCATCCCGCTGGTCGAGATCGGTACGGCACCCGATATTCGAACGCCGGAACAGGCCCAGGAGGCAGCCGAACGCATCGGGATGCTGTTGCGCTCGACCGGAAAGGTCAAGCGCGGCCTGGGGACCATCCGCCAGGACGTCAACGTCTCCATCGCCGACGGCGCTCGCGTCGAGATCAAGGGCGTCCAGAGCCTGGACGACATCGCCGACATCGTCCGAACCGAGGTCGGGCGCCAGGCCGAACTGGTCTCGGTCCGCGACGAACTCGCATCACGCGAGGCGGCCGTGCACGATCCCCAGGACGTGACGGCGGTCTTCGAGGACACCGACAGCGGGGTCGTCGCGAGTGCCCTGAACGATGGCGGGGCGGTCTTCGGCGTCCGCCTCGAGGGCTTCGACGGCCTCGTCGGTCGCGAGATCGCGCCCGACCGCCGCCTCGGGACCGAGTTCTCCGACCACGCGAAGCGCCACGGCGCGGGCGGCATCTTCCACACCGACGAACTCCCGGCCTACGGCGTCACCGACGACGAGGTGGCGGCACTTCGCGACGCGGTGGATGCGTCGAATGAGGACGCCGTGGCCATCGTCGCCGCCGCGACGGAGGTCGCCGAATCCGCCATCGACGCCGTCGCCGACCGGGCGCGGACGGCTCTCGATGGCGTCCCCGAGGAGACCCGCGGCGCGAACCAGGACGGGACGACACGCTACCTCCGCCCGCTCCCGGGTGCGGCCCGAATGTACCCCGAGACGGACGTGCCGCCGGTCGAACCCGATCCGAGCGAGGTTCCCGAACCCGAACTGCTGACCGAGAAGGTCGAGCGTTACCAGGCCGAGTACGACCTCGACGCCGGCCTCGCCGAACAGGTCGCCTACGGCACCCACATGCCGCTGTTCGAGCGCGTCGTCGCCGATGGCGTCGATTCGACCTTCGCCGCGACGACGCTCGAGTCGACGCTCACGGAACTGCGTCGGGACGACGTGCCGGTCGAAAATCTGCGCGAGGACCACCTGGAGGCCGTCTTCGCGATGGCCGAGGACGGCGACCTGGCGAGAGAGGGTGTGCCTGATCTCCTCACCGAACTGGCTGCGAACCCCGACCAGGAGGCGCGGGCGGTCGCCGAGCAGGCCGGACTCGGCTCCGCCGCCGAAGACGACGTCCGCGAGGCCGTCCTGGAGGTCGTCGAGCGAAACGCCGACCAGGTCGAGGACGAGGGGATGCAGGCGTTTTCGGGGCTCATGGGCGAGTGCATGGGCGCGCTTCGCGGGAAGGCCGACGGCGACCTCGTGAGCGAGGTGTTGCGCGAGGAGATTCAGAAGCGCGCCTGA
- a CDS encoding heme ABC transporter ATP-binding protein, with the protein MTDSSPRPLVEIEDLRVAYGNLEVLEGVSLEVDRGEFVGLVGPNGAGKTTLLRALSGAITPAGGNVRIDSEDVATLASRETSRLVSVVPQNTSLSFAFDVRTVVEMGRYPHRSRFSPPTETDRRQVDRALERTRTARFADRPIDAVSGGERQRILIARALAQDTPLLLLDEPTASLDVNHQVETLELARDLTADGRAVVAAIHDLDLAARYCDRLVVLAGGTVQADGPPGEVLTADVLESAFDANATVTRHPVTGAASVTAFPRSESGDLGTVDDRGIESTTPSRLEGRRVHIVGTGETAADVIERFERAGAEVTTGPAPAGGAVDQRATERNLECVRTEPFAPVSAAARRRVAELVGAADATVLVDFDLAPGTQLLLEALEDVASLVALDTRPLGDRNFVGEAGTARYRRIEAGALEATEGSVLEVTARAIANRDADVRETAFDESPSDDD; encoded by the coding sequence GTGACCGACTCGTCTCCCCGACCGCTCGTCGAAATCGAGGATCTCCGGGTCGCCTACGGAAACCTCGAGGTCCTCGAGGGCGTTTCGCTCGAGGTCGACCGCGGCGAGTTCGTCGGGCTCGTGGGTCCGAACGGCGCGGGGAAGACCACCCTCCTGCGGGCGCTCAGCGGCGCGATCACGCCCGCCGGCGGCAACGTCCGGATCGACAGTGAGGACGTCGCGACGCTCGCCTCCCGTGAGACGAGTCGACTCGTGAGCGTCGTCCCTCAGAACACGTCGCTGTCGTTCGCCTTCGACGTCCGAACCGTCGTCGAGATGGGGCGATACCCCCATCGTTCGCGGTTCTCCCCGCCTACAGAGACCGATCGTCGACAGGTCGACCGGGCGCTCGAGCGGACGCGAACGGCCCGGTTCGCCGATCGGCCGATCGACGCGGTCAGCGGCGGCGAGCGCCAGCGAATTCTCATCGCGCGGGCGCTCGCCCAGGACACACCCCTGCTGTTGCTGGACGAGCCAACGGCCAGCCTGGACGTGAACCACCAGGTCGAGACGCTCGAGCTGGCCCGCGACCTGACCGCGGACGGGCGGGCCGTCGTCGCGGCCATCCACGACCTCGACCTGGCGGCGCGCTACTGCGACCGACTGGTCGTCCTGGCGGGCGGAACGGTCCAGGCCGACGGTCCGCCGGGCGAGGTGCTGACGGCCGACGTGCTCGAGTCGGCCTTCGACGCGAATGCGACGGTCACCCGACACCCGGTGACCGGGGCGGCGAGCGTGACGGCGTTTCCGCGCTCGGAGTCGGGGGATCTCGGTACCGTGGACGACCGGGGGATCGAATCGACGACCCCGTCGAGACTCGAGGGGCGACGCGTTCACATTGTCGGCACGGGAGAGACTGCTGCCGACGTGATAGAACGGTTCGAGCGAGCGGGCGCCGAGGTGACGACCGGTCCCGCACCGGCCGGTGGAGCCGTCGACCAGCGCGCGACCGAGCGCAACCTGGAGTGCGTACGAACCGAACCGTTCGCGCCGGTCTCTGCCGCCGCTCGAAGACGCGTCGCCGAACTCGTCGGCGCGGCCGACGCGACGGTGCTCGTCGACTTCGACCTCGCGCCCGGAACGCAACTCCTGCTCGAGGCGCTCGAGGACGTGGCGTCTCTGGTCGCCCTCGACACCCGGCCGCTCGGGGACCGGAATTTCGTCGGCGAGGCGGGGACCGCGCGATACCGACGGATCGAGGCAGGCGCACTCGAGGCGACCGAAGGGTCAGTGCTCGAGGTGACGGCGAGAGCCATCGCCAACCGAGATGCTGACGTTCGCGAAACCGCCTTCGACGAATCCCCGAGCGACGACGACTGA